The Jiangella sp. DSM 45060 genome contains the following window.
TGGCGTTGTCGGGCCCGCCCGACCCACCGGCCGCCGACATCACGTTGACGATCGCGAACATGTCCAGCGCGTGGATGCCGAGGTAGATGCCGGCGACCTGGACGGTGTCCCAGATCAGCGGCAGCGTCATGCGCCAGAACGTCTGCCACCGGGTCGCGCCGTCGAGCCGGGCGGCCTCGAAGATGTCGTCCGGGATCGAGCTCATGGCGCTGGTGAACAGGATCACGTAGAAGCCGACGGACAGCCAGACGATGACCGCGAGCATCGCCGGGTAGGCGGTGTCCCTGCTGCCCAGCCAGTTCACCGGCTCGATGCCGACCAGGCCGAGCAGGCCGTTGAGCAGGCCGCTGTCGGTGGGGTCGTACACCGTCGAGAACAGCACGCCGACGACGGCGATCGAGAGCAGGTGCGGGAAGAAGTAGACGATGCGGTAGACCGCGGCGCCCCGCACGCCGCGGCCACCGCCGCGTGCCCGGTACCGGCCGACGTGGATCATCGTCGCGAAGAACAGCCCCAGCGCCAGCGTCGCGACCGGGAGCACCAGCACGGCGATGACGTTGTGCCACACCGAGATCCAGAACACGTCGTCCTGGATCAGCCGGGTGTAGTTGTCCAGCCCCACGAACGTCCGCTCCGGCGACAACCCGTTCCAGTCGGTCAGCGAGATGTAGAACGACTGGGCGTACGGCGAGATGACGAGGACGCAGTAGAGGAGGACCGGGACGGCGAGGGCCGTGACGACGAACCTGAGACTGCCGGCACGCATGACGTCACTGATCCCCGTGCTTCTCGATCGAGTCGTCCTCCCGGACGGCGTCGGCGGCGGCCTGGCAGCGTTGGGCCCACTCGTCCGGGTCGATCTCGCCGGTCATCAGCGCGCTGGTGGCGTTGGCCGCCTCGGTCTGCAGCGGCGAGTACCAGGTGCCGTAGCGCCACAGGAACGTGTCGTCGCCGGACGCCGACAGGGCGTCTCGCACCGAGGTGAGGCCGGTGCCGGCCGACTGCGGGTCGTACTCGGCGAGGCTGGTCAGCGTCTGGGTCTGCCGGGTGAAGTTCTGCGACGACGTCGGCGAGATCATGATGCGCAGCAGCTCCATGCCGCCGTAGGGGTTCTTCGCCTGCGCCGGGACCATGAACGGCTCGTTGCCCATGCCGCGGATGGCTGCCTGCGGCATCGCGTCGTCGTCGGTCAGCGACGGAGGCGAGGCGATGACCATGTCGAAGCCTTCGGGCGTGACGTCGCCCAGCTCGCTCTCCAGCCACGATCCGCACGGGATGAACGCCGCCTCGCCGTTGGCCCAGTAGGTCTGCGCCTGGATGTGGGTGAGGCCGGAGGTGCCCTGCATGATGAAGTCGCGCTCCACCAGCTGGTGCATCGCCCGGGCCGACTCGAGCATCGGCTCGCTGGTCCAGCTGTCCGGGTCGAGATTGTCCAGCGCGTCGATGAGGTCCCGGCCGCCGGCCTTGATCGCCATCATGACCAGTGGCGTCAGGATGTAACCGGGGTTCTTGCCCTGGTAGGTCCAGGGCGCCATGCCGGTGGAGTCCTTGATCTCCTGGCACAGGTCGAGCATCTCCGCCCACGTCGACGGGTAGCTCCAGCCGTGCTGCTCGAACAGCGAGCTGCTGTAGTACAGGCCATGCACCGTGAAGGTGTAGTTGAGCGCGTACGGCACGCCGCCGAACGTGCCCTGCTCGACGACGCCCGGCAGCAGGGTCTCGCGGACGGTCTTGCCGTCGCCGCCCTCGGCGGGGGCGTCGAGGAGCGGCGTCAGGTCGGTCAGCTGGCCGTTCTCGACCAGCGGGGCGAGCGGCAGCGCGCCGGCGCCGGCATTGCAGATCATGTCCGGGACGTCGCCGGAGACGAACCGTGGCTGCAGCAGCTTGGCCAGCTCCTGGGCACCGGTGTGCTGGATCTCGGCCTGCGGGAAGCGCTGCTGGTAGATGGCCTCGGCGTCGATGACGTACTGGTCGCCGTAGCCGCCCTTGAAGACGACGGCCTCCAGAGGCAGGTCGGTCGGGACGCCGAGCGGGTTGTCCGCGTCGCCGGTGGCGCGCGGGCTGGCGGACGCTGAGCCGTCGCGGGTGGACGACGACGTCGCGCACGCGGACAGGAACCCGGTGCCGGCCAGGGCGCCGAGTCCGGCGCCCAGGCCCAGGAGGGTGCGCCGGCTCAGGGCGCGGGGCTGGTGGGTCATGGTCTCTCCTCGGGTGGGGTCAGCCGGCGACGCGCACCGTGACGGCGTCGCGGCCGGCGACGGTCGTGCCGGGCAGCGGACGCAGCGTCAGCGTCAGGTCGCGTGGAGTGGTGGCGGCGGTGTCGCGGGCGCGGACGGGGATGGTGACGGCGCGCTGCCCGGGCGCGATGACGGCGACGCCGGGCAGGCCGTCGTAGTCGACCCGGTGCCGGGCGGTCCCGGTCAGGTCGTAGTGCAGCGCGAGCGGCGCGGCGAGGTCGTCGCCGAGCCGGCGGACGGTGACGGTGGCGGTCTCGCCGGCGCGCACCCAGCGCCGGTCGCTGGTGACGACGACGGTGGCGGCGCCGTCGATCGGCCGGATGTCCAGGTCGACGTCCTTGCTCGCGCCCGTGGTCTCGATGATCGGCTGCTGCGGCCGGACCGCCCAGATGGTGCCCTGGACGTTGCACAGCATCGGGTCGCCGGCGCCCTCCATGCCGGCCAGGAACGGGCCGTCGAGGTCGCCGAGTACGACGCAGTCGGTGAACCCGACGTTGCCGTACTCCGGGAGGACGTTGACCAGGCCGGACCAGACCTTGACGTACGGGTCGGTGCGCGGGGTGTCGCGCAGCGCGGTGAACGCCACCCGCTCGAACCGGGTCTGTGTGCTGTCGTAGCCGCGCTGGCCGTAGACGTTGACCGTGCCCGGCGAGTCCCCGGCGTCGAAGACGCAGTCGCGGAAGACGAACGACCCGCCGACGGGGCCGCGGGTGGCCGGCTGGACGTGGACGACGGCGTCGGCCGTCGGTCCCATGTAGCACCGCTCCACGAGCATCGTCGGCGGCACGCTCTGGGCGGTGTACCGCATCAGGTTGATCGCGAAGCTGTAGGTCTCGTTGCCGGCGAAGACGCAGTCGCGGATGACGACGTCCTTGATCAGCTGCGTCGACGTGTCCGGCTCGAGGTCGATGCCGGCCTGCGGCAGCGTCCCCGCTGTGTTGATCAGGGCGCAGCCCTCGATCAGCAGGCCGTCGGCGTAGATGACGCTGATGGCGTTGCGCTTGTTGTCGTCGCAGACCACGTTGCGGATGGTGATGTTCGTCGAACCCGCGCCGGTGATGACGCCGTCGCCGGGCGCACCCCGTAGCACCAGGCCCTCGACGAGGATGTCCTCGCTGGTGCCCATGCGCACGATCGCGCGCCACTCGCCGGTGTACTCGGGCTTGTTCATGACGCAGGTGGCGCCGTAGCCGATCAGCTTGACGCCCCGCCGGCCGTGGATGCGCCAGATGCCGTCGCGCTTGTCCGGGAACGCGGCCGCCTTGCCGCGCACGGTGACACCGTCCTCCAGGATGACGGTGAGGTCGTCGCGGTTGATCCACAGCGGGCCGGTGATCCAGTCCTGACCGACGTTGTCGATGACGACGACGTCGGCGCCGCTGTCCAGGGCCGCCGTCAGCGCCGCCGTGGAGTCGGCCGGGTCGAAGCCGAAGTCGGAGGCCTTGACGACGCCGGCGGCCGGGTCGGCGTCCGCGGCCGCGACGCTGAGCTTCGTCGCGCCGTGGAACAGCGGGATCGCGGCGGCCATGGTGAGCAGGGTGCGGCGGGTCATGGGGCTCGTTGGTGCCATGGGTCCCTCCAGTGGGAGATGTGGTCCTGGGGCGTCAGACCGTGCGGGTGCGGATGCGCTCGGGCCAGGCGAGTTCGGCGCCGAGCACGCCGGTGAGCAGGCGCTGGAACTCCGCCAGCACGTCGCTCTTCGCCCGGACCGCACGCGGCGGCAGACCGGTGGTGAGGGCGTACGCGGCCAGCGCGCCGGCCGCCTCGCCGATGGTCCACTCGACCGGGTGCAGCCGGTATCCGCCGTTGGTGATGTGGGTGGTGGCGATGTTCTTCGCGGCGGCGATCAGGTTGTCCATGCGGACGGGGAGCAGCGCGCCGAGCGGCACCTGGAAGGGGTGGCAGGCGATGTCGACGTAGCTGCGCGGGTGGCCGGCGCCGGTGCTGGGGTGCAGGTCGATGCGGTAGCAGCCGATGCCGACGGAGTCGGGGAACACCTCCGAGCCGGCCGGCAGCCCGGCGGCCCGGCGCGCCTCGACACCGATGTGCTCCTCGACGACGGTGAGCTCGCCGGCGATGCGCCGCGACTCGCGGACGTACGGGCGCAGCGCCAGCCCGGCGTCGTCGGCGCCGCCGTCGCGCAGCAGGTCGCCGCGCGGACGCAGCCCGGGGTAGCCGGTGCCGCCGTCGTGCCGGGGCGCCTCGGTCTGCATCCAGAAGAGCAGCGACCGGCTCAGCTGCCGGGCGGCGCCGAGATGTCGCTGCCGCTCGGCCGGGTCGACGCCGACGAGCGGGCCGAGGACGTAGTCGTTCTGCGGCCAGTTGACGAGGGTGACGTCGCTGGCCAGGAAGCCGGGTGTGAACGTGCGGGCGCTGAGGATGCGACGGAAGGTCCAGCGGTCGATGCCGTGCCCGCCGGTGGGCGTCTCGGCGTCGGTGAACAGCGGGTGGGTGCGGACGGCCAGCGAGTCCGGCCGCACGTCGGTCCAGGACAGCAGCGGTCCCGGCCAGTAGGCGGGTGCGAGGTCGCGCCAGAACTCGTAGTCGTCCGGGCGGTCGATGGTCCAGTCCTCGCCCTCGCGGTAGTCCATGGCGAAGCACCAGGTGAACGACTGCTGGTCCAGCGGCTGCGCCGGGCCGGGCAGCGCGTGCAGCTCGCCGGTCCGCTCCCGGCTCTCCGCGCCGATGACCGACTCGGCGCCGGACAGCTCGACGACGTCGCCCAGCTCGGTCGCGTCCAGGACGTAGGGCGCGCGGACGGCGACGTCGTCGCCGTCGCGCTCGAACCGGACCGCGGTGACGGTGTCGCCGTCGACCTCGGCCGCCGTGGGCCGGGCGCCGGTCAACACGGTGAGCCGGCGGTTCGCCCGGTACGGCGCCAGCATCGCGCCGATGGCGGCCAGCGCGACCTTGGGTTCGTGACACAGCGGGCTGACGCGGCCGTCGCCGGGACTGAGCGCGGCGGACGCCCGGGCGGACTCCGTCAGCGGGTAGTGGCGCCGGTACAGCTCGCGGATCTCGGTGCGCAGGCGGCGGTAGCTCGCGGGCGCGCCGAACGTCTCGACCCAGGCGTTCTCGTCGGGTGGGACCGCCTGCGAGGTGAGCTGACCGCCGAGCCACGGCGACTCCTCGGTGAGGACCACCGTACGGCCCAGGCGCAGGGCCGCGAGCGCCGCGGCGACACCGCCCAGCCCGCCACCGACGACGAGCACCTCCGCCTCGTGGTCCACGGCGCCTCCTGCCTCGTCAGAAGCTGATTAAACGCTTTGATTAAGCGCTATGATTAAACGCGTTAGCCGATGGTAGACTCGGCTCGTTCCGTCGTCAATGGGTGGGGCCGGCGAGGTTCGCCGGCACAAGGGAGGCAGGTACTCGTGGCTCAGCGCCGCCGGGCCGACAAACGACGCGTCACGCA
Protein-coding sequences here:
- the ngcE gene encoding N-acetylglucosamine/diacetylchitobiose ABC transporter substrate-binding protein gives rise to the protein MTHQPRALSRRTLLGLGAGLGALAGTGFLSACATSSSTRDGSASASPRATGDADNPLGVPTDLPLEAVVFKGGYGDQYVIDAEAIYQQRFPQAEIQHTGAQELAKLLQPRFVSGDVPDMICNAGAGALPLAPLVENGQLTDLTPLLDAPAEGGDGKTVRETLLPGVVEQGTFGGVPYALNYTFTVHGLYYSSSLFEQHGWSYPSTWAEMLDLCQEIKDSTGMAPWTYQGKNPGYILTPLVMMAIKAGGRDLIDALDNLDPDSWTSEPMLESARAMHQLVERDFIMQGTSGLTHIQAQTYWANGEAAFIPCGSWLESELGDVTPEGFDMVIASPPSLTDDDAMPQAAIRGMGNEPFMVPAQAKNPYGGMELLRIMISPTSSQNFTRQTQTLTSLAEYDPQSAGTGLTSVRDALSASGDDTFLWRYGTWYSPLQTEAANATSALMTGEIDPDEWAQRCQAAADAVREDDSIEKHGDQ
- a CDS encoding right-handed parallel beta-helix repeat-containing protein, whose protein sequence is MTRRTLLTMAAAIPLFHGATKLSVAAADADPAAGVVKASDFGFDPADSTAALTAALDSGADVVVIDNVGQDWITGPLWINRDDLTVILEDGVTVRGKAAAFPDKRDGIWRIHGRRGVKLIGYGATCVMNKPEYTGEWRAIVRMGTSEDILVEGLVLRGAPGDGVITGAGSTNITIRNVVCDDNKRNAISVIYADGLLIEGCALINTAGTLPQAGIDLEPDTSTQLIKDVVIRDCVFAGNETYSFAINLMRYTAQSVPPTMLVERCYMGPTADAVVHVQPATRGPVGGSFVFRDCVFDAGDSPGTVNVYGQRGYDSTQTRFERVAFTALRDTPRTDPYVKVWSGLVNVLPEYGNVGFTDCVVLGDLDGPFLAGMEGAGDPMLCNVQGTIWAVRPQQPIIETTGASKDVDLDIRPIDGAATVVVTSDRRWVRAGETATVTVRRLGDDLAAPLALHYDLTGTARHRVDYDGLPGVAVIAPGQRAVTIPVRARDTAATTPRDLTLTLRPLPGTTVAGRDAVTVRVAG
- a CDS encoding carbohydrate ABC transporter permease, yielding MRAGSLRFVVTALAVPVLLYCVLVISPYAQSFYISLTDWNGLSPERTFVGLDNYTRLIQDDVFWISVWHNVIAVLVLPVATLALGLFFATMIHVGRYRARGGGRGVRGAAVYRIVYFFPHLLSIAVVGVLFSTVYDPTDSGLLNGLLGLVGIEPVNWLGSRDTAYPAMLAVIVWLSVGFYVILFTSAMSSIPDDIFEAARLDGATRWQTFWRMTLPLIWDTVQVAGIYLGIHALDMFAIVNVMSAAGGSGGPDNATQVLGNYLYITAFQNSEFGYATAIGVALLVLTLAFAAASLRLTRRERVEF
- a CDS encoding FAD-dependent oxidoreductase, with protein sequence MDHEAEVLVVGGGLGGVAAALAALRLGRTVVLTEESPWLGGQLTSQAVPPDENAWVETFGAPASYRRLRTEIRELYRRHYPLTESARASAALSPGDGRVSPLCHEPKVALAAIGAMLAPYRANRRLTVLTGARPTAAEVDGDTVTAVRFERDGDDVAVRAPYVLDATELGDVVELSGAESVIGAESRERTGELHALPGPAQPLDQQSFTWCFAMDYREGEDWTIDRPDDYEFWRDLAPAYWPGPLLSWTDVRPDSLAVRTHPLFTDAETPTGGHGIDRWTFRRILSARTFTPGFLASDVTLVNWPQNDYVLGPLVGVDPAERQRHLGAARQLSRSLLFWMQTEAPRHDGGTGYPGLRPRGDLLRDGGADDAGLALRPYVRESRRIAGELTVVEEHIGVEARRAAGLPAGSEVFPDSVGIGCYRIDLHPSTGAGHPRSYVDIACHPFQVPLGALLPVRMDNLIAAAKNIATTHITNGGYRLHPVEWTIGEAAGALAAYALTTGLPPRAVRAKSDVLAEFQRLLTGVLGAELAWPERIRTRTV